One segment of Panthera leo isolate Ple1 chromosome A3, P.leo_Ple1_pat1.1, whole genome shotgun sequence DNA contains the following:
- the LOC122214951 gene encoding vasopressin-neurophysin 2-copeptin produces MPDTMLSACFLGLLAFTSACYFQNCPRGGKRAMSDLELRQCLPCGPEGKGRCFGPSICCGDELGCFVGTAEALRCQEENYLPSPCQSGHKPCGSGGRCAAAGICCNDESCVTEPECREGAGFHRRARASDRSNGTQLDGSTGALLLRLVQLAGAPEPAEPAAPGVY; encoded by the exons ATGCCGGACACCATGCTATCTGCCTGCTTCCTGGGCCTGCTGGCCTTCACCTCCGCCTGCTACTTCCAGAACTGCCCGAGGGGTGGCAAGAGGGCCATGTCTGACCTGGAGCTGAGACAG TGCCTCCCCTGCGGCCCCGAGGGCAAAGGGCGCTGCTTCGGGCCCAGCATCTGCTGCGGCGACGAGCTGGGCTGCTTCGTGGGCACGGCCGAGGCGCTGCGCTGCCAGGAGGAGAACTACCTGCCGTCGCCCTGCCAGTCGGGCCACAAGCCGTGCGGGAGCGGGGGCCGCTGCGCCGCCGCGGGCATCTGCTGCAACGACG AGAGCTGCGTGACCGAGCCCGAGTGCCGGGAGGGCGCTGGTTTTCACCGCCGCGCGCGCGCCAGCGACCGGAGCAACGGGACCCAGCTGGACGGGTCGACCGGCGCCCTGCTGCTGAGGCTGGTGCAGCTGGCTGGGGCGCCCGAGCCCGCGGAGCCCGCCGCACCCGGCGTCTACTGA